The proteins below are encoded in one region of Coleofasciculus chthonoplastes PCC 7420:
- a CDS encoding TM2 domain-containing protein, which yields MDINRREGSYLLWFGFLFGFAGLHRFYNGKIGTGLLWFCTGGLFGVGQFVDLFLIPGMVEEHYLKYGKRDRITGEATVSGSPTLVQPYHAPATLNQDSFVVQLVKAAEARGGKLSVTQGVVDTGRGFAEIEATLNDLVKSGYVNIDNDPDTGVVVYAFPELELSANPELKRWV from the coding sequence ATGGATATAAATAGACGTGAGGGGAGTTATTTGTTGTGGTTCGGCTTTCTGTTTGGATTTGCCGGATTGCACCGTTTCTACAATGGTAAGATTGGCACAGGTTTGTTGTGGTTTTGTACGGGGGGATTATTTGGCGTTGGTCAATTCGTTGACCTGTTTCTGATTCCCGGCATGGTAGAAGAACATTATCTCAAATATGGGAAGCGCGATCGCATCACTGGAGAAGCAACGGTTTCTGGTTCACCCACATTAGTCCAGCCTTATCATGCTCCTGCGACTTTAAACCAGGACTCCTTTGTTGTCCAATTAGTAAAAGCGGCTGAAGCTAGAGGCGGTAAATTGTCCGTGACTCAGGGGGTTGTCGATACGGGACGAGGGTTTGCGGAGATAGAAGCGACGTTGAACGATTTGGTCAAGTCCGGTTATGTGAATATTGACAATGACCCCGATACAGGCGTTGTCGTTTATGCGTTTCCAGAATTAGAGTTGAGTGCTAATCCTGAGTTAAAGCGATGGGTGTAG
- a CDS encoding RNA 2'-phosphotransferase — protein sequence MNSTRLVKISKYLSKHLRHQPERIGLTLEPGGWVNVDQLLSACKHYSFPLTLNELKEVVAKNDKQRFSFDGTETRIRANQGHSVTVDLQLEPTLPPEVLYHGTGHKTVELIRRQGLCKMSRHHVHLSQDIATAKKVGQRHGRPVIFAIDAKAMSENGHTFYCSENGVWLVDSVPPNYLQQL from the coding sequence ATGAACTCTACCCGTCTGGTTAAAATTAGTAAATATCTGAGTAAACATCTGCGGCATCAACCCGAACGGATTGGGTTAACCTTAGAACCAGGGGGCTGGGTCAACGTTGATCAACTGCTATCCGCCTGTAAACACTATTCCTTTCCCCTTACTCTCAATGAACTTAAAGAAGTCGTTGCCAAAAATGATAAACAACGCTTTTCCTTTGATGGGACAGAAACACGGATTCGCGCCAATCAAGGGCATAGTGTCACGGTTGATTTACAGTTAGAACCAACCCTTCCACCAGAGGTACTCTACCACGGTACAGGTCACAAAACTGTTGAATTGATTCGGCGTCAAGGCTTATGCAAAATGTCACGGCATCACGTCCACTTATCCCAGGATATTGCCACCGCCAAAAAAGTAGGACAGCGTCATGGTCGTCCCGTCATTTTTGCCATTGATGCTAAAGCCATGTCCGAGAACGGTCATACATTCTACTGTTCCGAAAATGGCGTGTGGTTAGTGGATTCTGTTCCCCCTAACTATCTACAACAACTCTAA
- the cutA gene encoding divalent-cation tolerance protein CutA: MEKTSTSSYGVVLVTATSPEEADAIASSLVEARMAACVSITPVQSIYTWDGKVNRDQEWQLVIKTDLSQFDQLAAKIQELHSYDVPEIIGLPIIAGSEAYLQWISENVSVKKL; this comes from the coding sequence ATGGAAAAGACATCAACCTCTAGCTATGGTGTAGTCTTAGTAACGGCAACATCTCCTGAAGAAGCCGACGCGATCGCTTCATCCTTAGTGGAAGCGCGAATGGCAGCTTGTGTCAGTATTACGCCTGTACAATCGATTTATACCTGGGATGGAAAGGTGAATCGTGACCAAGAGTGGCAATTAGTGATAAAAACAGATTTATCTCAATTTGACCAGTTAGCTGCCAAAATTCAGGAGTTGCATAGTTACGACGTTCCTGAAATTATTGGTTTGCCGATCATTGCTGGATCTGAGGCTTATTTACAGTGGATTTCGGAGAATGTATCTGTGAAAAAATTGTGA
- a CDS encoding phosphatase PAP2 family protein, with protein MSTYELSKRIQSFWKFLVKLLTRHWRSLVLLFLGVYIPLQIFGELAEEIWEKEGGFPWDVPILLAIHSTTSPQLDGFVITLTNLGAYWGVFPVSVAIVLLLAFRRQWRFLTYALITFLGSLLINRAAKLTFQRVRPSLWESPAPESDFAFPSGHAMGSVTFAMVLIILTWNTRWRWVTVIGGLVFAIAISWTRMYLGVHYPSDIIAGWMASIAWAVGVCLVIRPHRSQRRLEKEEEAATETS; from the coding sequence ATGTCTACTTATGAACTCTCAAAGCGTATCCAATCCTTCTGGAAATTTCTGGTCAAATTATTAACCAGACATTGGCGTTCTCTGGTTCTATTATTTCTGGGTGTCTATATCCCCCTGCAAATCTTCGGAGAATTAGCCGAAGAAATTTGGGAAAAGGAAGGGGGTTTTCCCTGGGATGTGCCAATTTTATTAGCGATTCACTCAACAACTTCCCCTCAACTCGATGGGTTTGTGATAACCCTGACGAACTTGGGTGCATATTGGGGGGTGTTTCCTGTATCTGTGGCGATAGTACTGCTATTGGCATTCCGACGCCAGTGGCGATTCCTCACCTATGCGCTGATAACCTTTTTAGGTAGTCTTCTAATTAATCGTGCTGCTAAGTTAACTTTCCAGCGAGTACGTCCGAGTTTGTGGGAATCCCCTGCGCCAGAATCGGATTTTGCGTTTCCCAGTGGACACGCGATGGGAAGCGTAACGTTTGCGATGGTATTAATTATTTTGACCTGGAATACCCGTTGGCGTTGGGTGACGGTGATTGGAGGTCTCGTGTTTGCGATCGCGATTAGTTGGACGCGGATGTATTTAGGGGTTCACTACCCCAGTGATATTATTGCAGGTTGGATGGCATCCATTGCTTGGGCGGTTGGCGTCTGTTTGGTGATTAGACCCCATCGGAGTCAGCGACGACTGGAGAAAGAGGAGGAAGCAGCTACAGAAACGTCTTAA
- a CDS encoding amidase — protein MTNTDLAFTPALEQAQLIRQGQVSPLELVELYLARIQQFNPQLGSYFSVATDMALADAKAKTEQLTQVRDSAELPPFFGVPIAIKDLTAVQGLPCSYGTPILKDKIAPYDDGVVARIKQAGFVILGKTATSEVGSLPYTEPPGFPPARNPWNLEYTPGGSSGGSAAAVAAGLCPIAQGSDGGGSVRGPASCCGVVGIKPARGRVSFAPVGDRQNGIATNGSIARTVADAAALLDVMSGYIPGDPYWLPEPEVSFLEATRQPLGQLRIAFSTAIPPLGDAAEVCQQAVHETARRLEEMGHQVEPGCPDFRALIEPFQKVWQAGVTATGIPVAALSPMNQWIAAQSGSAGEYLQAVAQMQIISRQIVGFFENFQVLVLPVYMHPTIRVGEWADLSPEETLHNIIRWIAPCPPFNASGLPAIALPTGFDSKGLPVGVQLVGRPAAEATLIALATRLEATNPGIHQRPALVA, from the coding sequence ATGACTAACACTGATTTAGCCTTCACACCTGCCTTAGAACAAGCGCAATTAATTCGCCAAGGTCAAGTATCTCCCTTAGAATTAGTTGAACTGTATTTAGCCCGCATTCAACAGTTTAATCCTCAATTAGGCAGTTATTTTAGTGTCGCCACTGATATGGCGCTAGCGGATGCCAAAGCCAAGACTGAACAGTTGACGCAGGTAAGAGATAGTGCCGAACTGCCCCCTTTTTTTGGCGTACCCATTGCTATAAAAGACCTCACCGCTGTCCAGGGATTGCCTTGTAGCTACGGCACACCCATTCTCAAAGATAAAATAGCGCCCTACGATGATGGCGTCGTCGCCCGGATTAAACAAGCCGGATTCGTCATTTTAGGCAAAACAGCTACCTCAGAAGTGGGTTCTCTTCCCTACACAGAACCCCCAGGATTTCCTCCCGCCCGTAATCCCTGGAATTTAGAATACACCCCAGGCGGATCAAGTGGGGGGTCTGCTGCGGCTGTCGCTGCTGGATTATGCCCGATCGCCCAAGGTTCTGATGGGGGCGGTTCAGTGCGTGGACCTGCCTCCTGCTGCGGCGTGGTGGGGATTAAACCTGCACGGGGTCGAGTATCCTTTGCCCCGGTAGGCGATCGCCAAAATGGAATTGCAACGAATGGTTCTATAGCCCGCACGGTTGCGGATGCGGCGGCGTTGCTGGATGTAATGTCAGGCTATATTCCCGGTGATCCCTATTGGTTACCGGAACCAGAGGTATCGTTTCTGGAAGCTACTCGTCAACCGCTAGGTCAATTGCGAATTGCTTTTTCTACAGCAATACCCCCTCTAGGGGATGCCGCAGAGGTTTGTCAGCAGGCGGTGCATGAAACGGCGCGACGCTTGGAAGAGATGGGACATCAGGTGGAACCGGGTTGTCCCGATTTTAGGGCTTTAATTGAACCTTTTCAAAAGGTGTGGCAAGCCGGGGTAACGGCGACAGGGATTCCCGTGGCGGCGTTAAGTCCGATGAATCAATGGATTGCTGCCCAATCGGGTTCGGCTGGGGAGTATTTGCAAGCCGTTGCCCAGATGCAGATTATATCGCGACAGATTGTCGGATTTTTTGAGAATTTTCAGGTGCTGGTACTTCCGGTGTATATGCACCCAACGATTCGGGTGGGGGAATGGGCGGATTTGAGTCCAGAGGAAACGTTGCACAATATTATTCGTTGGATTGCGCCTTGTCCTCCATTTAATGCCAGTGGATTACCCGCGATCGCACTTCCGACGGGATTTGATTCAAAGGGTTTACCTGTAGGAGTTCAGCTTGTAGGACGCCCTGCGGCTGAAGCTACGCTGATTGCCTTGGCGACTCGGTTAGAAGCAACAAATCCGGGGATTCACCAGCGTCCAGCGTTGGTGGCGTAA
- a CDS encoding AAA family ATPase, giving the protein MTSEKVWHQDNPHQNNRQAKGLLGLGWRPLSRQFAWDFVWHLLQNDTSELLQKGLDFTSDVADALGRNHYNIFANVLSLFSENMRYEWDEFWEYITPDPPTPNHCQRETIFVNTPVTQTVTRESIPIEYVLNRLQEVTLFKVLDILGSPDLITQDYMDRRFYYPLEKFANWQRLDVFGTVYGYWSNPEIWLQITNQGQGRRCYSLMADEIRPLVNKATYNVAVMLSGYQSRVGQVHSQFQIRDFPSDIQRFTDTVQQSILDQNQLAIVVHGEPGTGKTVWTQALAKEVLVPLGYTIFILDHDAVENFVPPSYLERVALIINEADNLAKNRASEVAQWNNKTEHILSLLDGTLYQSVIDDTGIKAQQKLVVLMTCNTTERFDPAMLRKGRVDLTYEFMHRFV; this is encoded by the coding sequence ATGACTTCAGAAAAAGTTTGGCATCAAGACAATCCTCATCAGAACAATCGGCAAGCGAAAGGACTATTAGGCTTGGGCTGGCGTCCTTTATCCCGGCAGTTTGCTTGGGATTTTGTTTGGCATTTGCTGCAAAATGATACATCAGAGTTATTGCAAAAGGGTCTAGATTTTACCAGTGATGTCGCTGATGCATTAGGGCGAAATCACTATAATATATTCGCCAATGTTTTGAGCTTATTTTCCGAAAACATGCGTTATGAGTGGGATGAGTTCTGGGAGTATATTACCCCTGACCCACCAACGCCTAATCATTGCCAGCGGGAGACGATATTTGTCAATACACCCGTCACCCAAACGGTTACCCGTGAGAGTATTCCAATTGAGTATGTCCTGAATCGACTACAAGAAGTCACTTTATTTAAAGTGTTGGATATTCTCGGCAGTCCCGATTTAATTACTCAAGATTATATGGATCGCCGCTTTTATTATCCTCTAGAAAAGTTCGCTAATTGGCAACGCTTAGACGTGTTTGGTACAGTCTATGGATACTGGTCGAATCCAGAGATTTGGTTACAAATTACTAACCAGGGTCAAGGACGGCGCTGCTACAGTTTAATGGCGGATGAGATTCGCCCTTTAGTAAATAAAGCCACGTATAATGTCGCTGTGATGCTGAGTGGCTATCAAAGTCGAGTGGGACAGGTTCACAGTCAGTTTCAGATTAGAGACTTTCCCAGTGATATTCAACGGTTTACGGATACCGTTCAGCAGTCAATTCTGGATCAAAACCAGTTAGCGATTGTGGTGCATGGTGAACCGGGAACCGGGAAAACGGTATGGACACAAGCGCTGGCAAAAGAAGTTCTTGTACCGTTAGGGTATACGATTTTTATTCTGGATCATGATGCGGTAGAAAATTTTGTACCGCCGAGTTATTTGGAACGAGTTGCGCTAATTATTAACGAAGCGGATAACCTAGCCAAAAATCGAGCTAGTGAAGTGGCGCAATGGAATAATAAAACGGAGCATATTCTCAGTTTGCTAGATGGAACGTTGTATCAGAGTGTGATTGATGACACCGGGATTAAAGCGCAGCAAAAATTAGTGGTTTTAATGACTTGTAATACCACAGAACGATTCGATCCGGCGATGTTACGTAAAGGGCGAGTGGATTTGACCTACGAGTTTATGCATCGATTTGTTTAA
- a CDS encoding LapA family protein, producing the protein MKALTNLLTSVIVAAWIAAIAILSVQNATLVSLRFLNVESIKLPVGIVLAFSVGIGVIVGAIIPWVWQIEGRRRL; encoded by the coding sequence ATGAAAGCCTTAACTAATCTACTCACATCTGTGATTGTCGCCGCTTGGATTGCCGCAATTGCCATCTTATCGGTACAAAACGCCACACTTGTATCCCTGAGATTTCTCAATGTTGAGTCCATTAAACTCCCTGTGGGAATTGTCTTGGCGTTTAGCGTGGGAATAGGCGTGATTGTTGGGGCAATTATTCCCTGGGTGTGGCAGATAGAAGGCAGAAGGCGATTATAA
- a CDS encoding lysophospholipid acyltransferase family protein, whose amino-acid sequence MSSSVENQQTQQTPPPPLTPAMIQRVKEGLSAARDRRVRNAVENARNNLDAIANGESDQRVRGKVRRFILRSFIHLLFPVRIENPEHIPTQPALLAANHLNHIDPLLILAEVPGHPYYYTPADARTLYNHWWKRRILGWAGGVIPLERRWKEEKAVIEAAQAGREDLADLAAAIEEDVPSNAGLGTMRQLERAVKAIFARGDGVLIFPEGRLGEVEGELQLPLARGGIMYALRAGVPIVPLALIGTHDLYFRKRLTLRFGEPLHFPQSKRPKPKEVQKAMETLEEGLIKLLPNNYQEPNQPKPLRHWLNCLLL is encoded by the coding sequence ATGAGTTCCTCCGTAGAGAATCAGCAAACCCAACAAACCCCACCGCCACCCCTGACACCTGCAATGATTCAACGGGTGAAAGAAGGATTAAGTGCAGCCCGCGATCGCAGAGTGCGTAATGCTGTCGAAAATGCTAGAAATAATCTGGACGCGATCGCGAATGGGGAGTCAGATCAGCGAGTCAGGGGAAAAGTAAGGCGTTTCATTCTGCGATCGTTCATTCATCTGCTGTTCCCCGTGCGAATCGAAAACCCGGAACATATCCCCACTCAACCTGCATTACTCGCCGCCAACCATCTCAATCACATTGATCCATTATTGATTCTCGCCGAAGTCCCCGGACATCCCTACTACTATACTCCGGCTGATGCTCGTACTCTCTATAACCATTGGTGGAAACGCCGGATTTTGGGTTGGGCTGGGGGTGTCATTCCCCTAGAACGGCGCTGGAAAGAAGAAAAAGCGGTTATTGAAGCCGCCCAAGCAGGGCGTGAAGATTTAGCCGACTTAGCCGCCGCCATTGAAGAGGATGTACCCAGCAACGCCGGATTAGGTACGATGCGACAGCTAGAACGGGCAGTAAAAGCAATTTTTGCCCGTGGGGATGGCGTTTTAATCTTTCCAGAGGGGAGACTGGGTGAGGTTGAAGGTGAATTACAATTACCCTTAGCGCGAGGTGGGATTATGTATGCGTTGCGGGCGGGCGTACCCATTGTACCCCTAGCCTTGATTGGCACTCATGACCTTTATTTTCGCAAGCGATTAACCCTGCGATTTGGCGAACCTTTGCACTTTCCTCAATCCAAACGCCCCAAACCGAAGGAAGTCCAAAAGGCGATGGAAACGTTAGAAGAGGGGCTGATTAAACTATTACCCAATAACTATCAAGAACCCAACCAACCTAAACCTCTGCGTCATTGGCTCAATTGCCTATTGTTATAG
- a CDS encoding CHAT domain-containing protein — protein MAKGFGQSTSKGKTGRQFFERLWDASEGGNREQVYQLLEENPDKLTDNFAQLVREDAELKLRRANKRQRRKLAQKLWNFSDFIDEFPRGNRASHIEIAIACRQVLTKFFPRHAFPVQWAALQNNLGNCYWNRIRGDRAENLKVAISYYEAALQVRTRKAFAEDWAMTQMNLGVAYRQTKQFAEAIATYQKALEICTRKAFPQKWANTQMNLGVAYTETKQFAEAIAAYQNALEVYTREALPETWALTQINLGCLYIEAGQSEQAIPCLQAALKVWTREAFPEDWALTQHNLGNAYSDLGQIDAAITYFRSSLEIFQPAAFPIKCLKAGRDFGNTAFNAQKWQEAIEGYAAAIEAVEISCSWASTNQRRQEILAEAMDVYTQIVQACLNNHQPKLALEYVERSKARNLVQLFADAESTLHPKGDQVDRKIRQQIESLKAQITDKHKQLDNLGEEAGLKANPIQFRFSDELWEEDAIDETANPTPQPALDSPPASLIDSPPVSLIDSPSVPLQKGEAKGCFAFGSMGEAFSSQENSKPLSSQERGLERGLKTSATEGSENSNPNQIYAQRLRQELEELQAKFDQILDQILDADPAYALTQAVQPIRFAEIMHLLDQKTAIIEWYITEKRFFTFVITHNQEPYVWKSQPDDLTQLNQWQQDYLNDYQHDNRQWCNDLSSRLKTLAQILHLDHILTQSPLPKDCQQLILIPHRYLHLFPLHALPVLSSSVDNPQDTGNTTAVLLDQFPDGVRYAPSCQLLQLSQKRCHEPQFSQTTASKHLFAMQNPTEDLNFADVEVEAISRYFHPADILPSQRATKDVWTQATTQNQLRLANFIHFSGHGYFNFESPLRSALVLSGATLSEKLETDESRYIQSPDKHQIDLEKCLLLEEIFALDLRPCRLVTLSACETSLTDPKSLSDEYISLPSGFLVAGSPSIVGSQWTVCDVATAFLMIKFYRNLVGQSQNPSELSPTPISVAKALKTAQSWLRDVTKEQLRDWLKPLNLSPERQQEVERELKLSLNERPFSQPAYWAAFCAIGQ, from the coding sequence ATGGCAAAAGGCTTTGGACAATCAACCAGTAAGGGGAAAACGGGGCGTCAGTTCTTCGAGAGGCTGTGGGATGCATCTGAAGGGGGAAACCGGGAGCAGGTGTATCAACTGCTGGAGGAGAATCCTGACAAGCTGACGGATAACTTTGCTCAACTGGTGCGCGAAGATGCTGAGTTGAAGCTGAGGAGAGCGAACAAAAGACAGCGACGAAAGTTGGCACAAAAGCTTTGGAACTTTAGCGACTTTATTGACGAGTTTCCTAGGGGAAACAGAGCTAGTCATATCGAGATTGCGATCGCCTGTCGCCAAGTCTTAACTAAGTTTTTTCCCCGCCACGCCTTTCCAGTGCAGTGGGCGGCGCTCCAAAATAATCTGGGTAATTGCTATTGGAATCGGATACGGGGCGATCGCGCAGAAAACCTCAAGGTGGCGATATCCTACTATGAAGCGGCATTGCAAGTCCGCACCCGCAAGGCGTTTGCGGAAGATTGGGCAATGACCCAAATGAATCTGGGTGTTGCCTACCGACAAACCAAGCAGTTTGCCGAGGCGATCGCAACTTACCAAAAAGCCTTAGAAATTTGCACCCGCAAGGCGTTTCCTCAAAAGTGGGCAAATACCCAAATGAATCTGGGTGTTGCCTATACAGAAACCAAGCAGTTTGCTGAGGCGATCGCCGCTTACCAAAACGCCTTAGAAGTTTACACCCGCGAGGCGTTGCCAGAAACGTGGGCATTGACCCAAATCAATTTGGGTTGTCTTTACATAGAAGCTGGACAGAGTGAACAAGCGATTCCCTGTTTACAAGCTGCATTGAAAGTTTGGACTCGTGAGGCGTTTCCGGAAGATTGGGCATTGACTCAACACAATCTGGGTAATGCCTACAGCGACTTGGGACAAATTGACGCCGCAATTACCTATTTCCGCTCATCCCTAGAAATTTTCCAACCCGCCGCTTTTCCCATTAAATGCCTGAAAGCTGGACGAGATTTCGGTAATACTGCCTTTAATGCCCAGAAATGGCAAGAAGCGATTGAGGGTTATGCCGCCGCGATTGAAGCGGTAGAAATTAGCTGTAGTTGGGCAAGTACCAACCAACGACGGCAAGAAATCTTAGCCGAGGCGATGGATGTCTATACCCAAATTGTGCAAGCTTGCCTAAATAATCATCAACCCAAATTAGCCCTAGAATACGTCGAGCGCAGCAAAGCCCGCAACCTTGTCCAACTCTTTGCCGATGCGGAGAGTACCCTCCACCCCAAAGGCGATCAAGTTGACCGAAAGATTCGCCAGCAAATCGAAAGCCTGAAAGCCCAAATTACGGATAAACACAAACAACTGGATAATCTGGGGGAAGAGGCGGGATTGAAAGCCAACCCCATACAATTTAGATTCAGCGATGAACTCTGGGAGGAAGACGCCATTGACGAGACTGCCAACCCAACCCCCCAGCCTGCTTTAGATTCCCCTCCCGCCTCCCTTATAGATTCCCCTCCCGTCTCCCTTATAGATTCCCCTTCCGTCCCCCTTCAAAAGGGGGAAGCCAAAGGATGCTTCGCTTTTGGTTCCATGGGGGAAGCTTTTTCTTCACAGGAAAATTCAAAGCCTCTCTCCTCGCAGGAGAGAGGTTTGGAGAGAGGTTTAAAAACGTCCGCCACTGAGGGCAGCGAAAATAGTAACCCCAATCAAATTTATGCCCAGCGATTGCGCCAAGAGTTAGAGGAATTACAAGCAAAATTCGATCAGATTCTCGATCAAATCCTGGACGCTGATCCCGCCTACGCCCTCACCCAAGCGGTTCAACCCATCCGTTTTGCGGAGATTATGCACCTGTTAGACCAGAAAACCGCAATCATTGAGTGGTATATTACCGAAAAACGATTCTTTACCTTTGTCATCACCCACAACCAAGAACCCTACGTCTGGAAATCTCAACCCGACGACCTAACCCAGTTAAACCAATGGCAGCAGGACTATCTTAACGACTATCAACACGATAATCGTCAATGGTGCAATGATCTCTCCTCTCGCCTAAAAACACTCGCCCAGATTCTGCATCTCGACCACATTCTGACTCAATCTCCCCTTCCCAAAGACTGCCAGCAACTAATTCTGATTCCCCATCGCTACCTGCACCTATTCCCCCTCCATGCTTTGCCTGTTTTGTCCTCTTCAGTTGACAACCCACAGGATACAGGAAATACTACCGCCGTTCTCCTAGATCAATTCCCTGACGGTGTGCGCTATGCACCCAGTTGCCAACTCCTCCAACTTAGCCAAAAACGCTGTCATGAACCCCAGTTTTCCCAGACAACCGCATCGAAGCATCTATTTGCCATGCAAAACCCGACGGAAGACTTAAACTTCGCCGATGTGGAAGTAGAAGCGATTAGCAGATATTTCCACCCCGCCGATATCCTACCCAGTCAACGCGCCACCAAAGATGTCTGGACTCAAGCCACGACTCAAAACCAGTTACGCTTGGCGAATTTCATCCATTTTTCCGGTCACGGTTATTTTAACTTTGAATCACCCCTGCGTTCTGCCTTAGTATTATCGGGTGCGACTCTATCCGAAAAACTCGAAACCGATGAAAGTCGCTATATCCAATCACCCGACAAACATCAGATTGACCTAGAAAAATGCTTACTCCTCGAAGAGATTTTCGCCCTCGATTTACGTCCCTGTCGTCTCGTCACCCTCTCCGCCTGCGAAACCAGTTTAACTGACCCAAAAAGCCTCAGTGATGAATATATCAGCTTACCCAGTGGTTTCCTGGTGGCGGGAAGTCCCAGCATTGTTGGAAGTCAATGGACAGTCTGCGACGTGGCAACAGCATTTTTGATGATTAAATTTTACCGTAATCTGGTGGGGCAGAGTCAAAACCCCTCTGAACTATCGCCAACACCAATATCTGTCGCCAAAGCCCTGAAAACTGCCCAATCTTGGCTGCGCGATGTAACCAAGGAACAATTGCGAGACTGGTTAAAACCGCTCAATTTAAGCCCAGAACGCCAGCAAGAAGTAGAACGCGAATTAAAGTTATCATTGAACGAACGACCCTTTTCTCAGCCTGCGTATTGGGCTGCATTCTGTGCCATTGGACAATAG
- a CDS encoding phosphoglucomutase/phosphomannomutase family protein, producing the protein MSATNSAKKIKFGTDGWRGIIADDFTFANVCKVTRAIASYLDTAYGKDRPVLVAYDTRFLADEFARTAAEVLADLGWTVKIVNRDCPTPVIAYQARQLNSAGALMFTASHNPAAYCGIKYIPDYAGPATPEITDTIVSNIAGADDAPPSGKSGDKISTFDPKPDYLQFIYTLLDVERIRRAQLNVKYDALYSTSRGYLDDVLEHCGCQTESFNTTRDVLFGGGMPEPKGEYLVGLREAVTRDQADLGLATDGDSDRFGIVDEQGNVLTPNTVLLLLARHLIKNKGKKGAIVRTVATTHLLDNFAVKHGLETYETAVGFKYIGQKMRETEVLIGGEESGGLSVIGHIPEKDGILANMLVAEAIAYEGKPLSQLVEEAIKEADGPVYNQRLDLHLDEDHKAAVLDTCTKNPPKEVAGIKVKEVGRKDGIKLYLSEGSWVLLRPSGTEPLMRVYMEADSPEKQNQIAEAMKQMIQQMEPATV; encoded by the coding sequence ATGAGTGCAACAAATAGCGCTAAAAAAATAAAATTCGGTACCGATGGCTGGCGGGGAATCATCGCTGATGATTTTACCTTCGCCAATGTCTGTAAGGTAACTCGTGCGATCGCTAGTTATCTGGATACAGCCTACGGCAAAGACCGCCCCGTCTTGGTAGCCTACGATACCCGCTTCTTGGCTGATGAGTTTGCCCGCACCGCTGCTGAGGTTTTGGCAGACTTGGGCTGGACGGTAAAAATTGTCAACCGGGATTGTCCGACGCCAGTGATTGCTTATCAAGCGCGTCAACTCAACTCAGCCGGAGCGCTGATGTTTACAGCATCCCACAATCCCGCTGCCTATTGCGGGATTAAATATATTCCGGATTATGCAGGTCCTGCTACCCCGGAAATTACGGATACGATTGTTTCCAATATTGCTGGTGCCGATGATGCGCCGCCGAGTGGTAAGTCGGGTGATAAAATTTCTACCTTTGATCCAAAACCGGATTATTTACAGTTTATTTACACGCTACTAGACGTAGAACGGATTCGGCGGGCGCAACTCAACGTAAAATACGACGCTCTCTATTCCACCTCTCGCGGTTATCTGGATGATGTTCTGGAACACTGCGGCTGTCAGACGGAAAGCTTTAACACTACCCGCGATGTCTTATTTGGTGGCGGAATGCCTGAACCAAAAGGCGAGTATCTGGTAGGGTTAAGAGAAGCCGTGACGCGAGATCAGGCGGATTTAGGTCTCGCCACCGATGGAGATAGCGATCGCTTTGGTATCGTAGATGAGCAGGGGAATGTGCTAACCCCCAATACTGTGCTATTGTTACTGGCACGTCACCTGATTAAAAACAAAGGTAAAAAAGGTGCGATCGTCCGTACCGTTGCCACAACTCACCTATTGGATAACTTTGCCGTAAAACATGGTCTAGAAACTTACGAGACAGCCGTCGGTTTCAAATACATTGGTCAGAAAATGCGGGAAACCGAGGTGCTGATTGGCGGTGAAGAATCCGGCGGATTGAGTGTGATTGGACATATTCCGGAAAAAGACGGGATTTTAGCCAATATGCTGGTGGCTGAAGCCATTGCATACGAAGGTAAACCCCTCAGTCAGTTAGTCGAAGAAGCAATCAAAGAAGCTGATGGTCCAGTTTATAATCAGCGTCTAGATTTGCATTTAGACGAGGATCATAAAGCTGCTGTTCTAGACACTTGTACCAAAAATCCTCCTAAAGAAGTGGCTGGGATTAAAGTTAAAGAAGTGGGGCGCAAAGACGGGATTAAACTCTATTTATCAGAAGGAAGTTGGGTGTTATTGCGTCCCTCCGGTACCGAACCCCTGATGCGGGTGTATATGGAAGCGGATTCTCCCGAAAAGCAAAATCAAATTGCTGAGGCGATGAAGCAGATGATTCAGCAGATGGAACCAGCAACGGTATAA